The following DNA comes from Streptomyces pristinaespiralis.
GAAGGTCAGATCGTCGACGGCGGGCGGGTGCTTCCTTCGGCGGGTGCTGGTCAGCCCGATGGCCTGGAGCATCGCTTCTCTCGCCTCTCTCGCGGAAGGTGAGACCGCTCAGTGGCAGCACGGATACCGGAGCAAGATAACTCGACATTTCGGACTTATTGCGCATAGACGAAAGCCCCGGGTGTCAGGCCGGGCCTGGGCCGGGTCCGCGCCTTGGGACGGGATCGCTCATACGGACACGGCGTCAGACCGCCGGCGACGGCGGCGATCCGGGCTTGAGCCGGACCGCGCCTCGTGCAGGACGGCGTGCCTCCGTCTGATGGGCCACACATCGGGACCGGCCGCGGCACCCCTTCAAGCCGAGCCGCACGGCAGGCCGCGTCTCAGGCTGCACGGCGGGCCGCGCCTCAGGCGGCGTCGCACAGGCCCGCCGTGGGATGTCCGGAGGCGGCGCACGCAGCCCGCAGTCCGCAGCCACTTCATGCCATGCCAAGCCGTCCGCTCTACGGGGCCCTGCCCGCAGCCCTGCAGCCCGCAGCCACTTCATGCCGTGCCAAGCCCCGCCCCACGGGGCCCTGGCCGCGACCCGCGTCGCGGTCAGACCTCGGGCCGCAGCATCGGCGGGTTCAGAATCGTGGCGCCACCGGCCCGGAAAAGCTGGGCGGGGCGCCCGCCCTGCCGGGTGGTCGTGCCGCCGGCCGGGACCAGGAAGCCCGGCGTACCGGTCACCTTGCGGTGGAAGTTGCGGGGGTCGAGGGCTACGCCCCACACCGCCTCGTACACCCTCCGCAGCTCCCCGACGGTGAACTCCGGAGGGCAGAACGCCGTGGCCAGGGAGGAGTACTCGATCTTGGAACGGGCCCGCTCCACGCCGTCCGCCAGGATCAGCGCGTGGTCGAAGGCGAGCGGCGCCTGCTGTTCTTCCTCGCGTGCGAAAGCAGCCTCCCTGTCGAGGAGCTCCTCGACCGGCGCCCAACGGGCGCTGTTCGCGTCACCACCGGCACGGGGCGCCGGCAGGTCCGGGGCGAGCACGAGATGCGCGACGCTCACCACCCGCATACGCGGATCACGCTTGGGGTCGCCGTATGTGGCGAGCTGTTCCAGGTGGGCGCCATTGGCCGATCCCGGGGACGCCGGGTCGTGCGCGCACAGTCCCGTCTCCTCGGCCAGTTCGCGCGCGGCCGCGGCCGCCAGGTCCTCGTCGCCCCGGACGAAGCCTCCGGGCAGCGCCCACCGCCCCTGGAACGGCGGCTCGCCGCGGCGTACGACGAGGGCGCAGAGCGCATGCCGACGCACGGTGAGCACGACCAGGTCGACAGTGACGGCAAAGGGCGGGAAGGCCGACGGGTCGTAGGGCGACATGCCGCGATCATAGTCGTCTGCCTGACGATAAACACAGTCTTCGCCGCCTGCGTCCGATCGTTTTCGGCCCGGCTCCCGAAGTCGGCCGCCACCGGTTCACACCGCCCAAGTGGAGCCCGCCGGCGGCCCGCTCGAGTGTTTCCGGACGGCAGCGGACCACCGAGTCCCGCTGCGGTCCGCCTGCCGCAGCCCTCTCGAGCGTTCACGCTTGCCGGATCACGACCGCCCCCGAGGCGCTGGGCTGCCTGCAACCGGCCGTGGAAAACCGCTGGAGTGCCTGCCGTCGGTCGCCGAATGCCGTTGAACTGCACACCCACCGGCCACGGCACAGGCACCGGCACGCCGGTCACCGTCCGCTCCGGGCACCGCGCTGCCCGCCGCGGCGTGCGGCACGCGTACGCGCACGAGCGGCCGCTGTTCCGTGGCGTGGGCGGCCGGGCGTGGCACCGCTCCGGGGGTGCGTCCGGTGCGAGCCGGCCCGGTCAGGCTCGGCGGCGGACGGCCGGACGACCCTCGTGCGGGGCCGCCGCCCGGCCGCGGTCCGGTGATCATCGGGACAGGGTGACGACGGCACCTGCGGCGGGACGTCCCGCTGACTCCGCAGGCAACGGCGCACCGTTTCCGGATCCAGCCCTTCGTTGCACGCCTGGTGCAGCAGGCGCGCGAAGACGTATTCAGGGTCCGCCCGCAGGGCGAGCCCCAGAGCCACCCGTGCGCCGGGCTCGTCGCCGACGGACCAGGACACCCACCCGGCGAGGGTGAGGGTGGCGGCGGCGTGCTCCGTGTAAGGCGCGGCGCACCGCCTCGACAGGACACGCCAGAGACGCAGGGCCGGAGCCGCTTCCTCCCCCTCCATCCATTGCGCCGCCCGGTCCCTGGTCTCCCGGTCCTGAAGGCCGAGGATCACCGCGGCGGCCTCGTCGTCCGAGACGAGCCGGTCGTCCTCGGCGTCGGCAGCGGCATCACCATCGGTGCGCGGGGCTTGCGCCATCCGTTCCAGCAGGAGTCGGGCCAGCGCGACGGTCTCGTCGGCGACCCCTTGCCTGCCCTGTGCGTCGAGGATCCTGGACGTCAGGGCGGCACCCGCGGCGTCCAGTGCTCGCACCTGGTCCTCCGCGGCCGGCCCGGGCGGCGGGGCGAACCGCCGCTCCATGTCGCGCAGGCTTCCACGCACCCGGACTCCGGCGTACGCGGCCGCGGCGGCCATCACCGACGTGCCCGGCAGAGCGAGGGGTGTGCCGTCGGTCGGACAGCAGCGGGCATCAGGGCAGCAGTAGGACCAGAATCGGCCGTCGGAAATGCACAGTGCCTCGTACACGGGCACGTCGAGGCCTCCGCAGGCGGTGCGCAGT
Coding sequences within:
- a CDS encoding NUDIX hydrolase codes for the protein MSPYDPSAFPPFAVTVDLVVLTVRRHALCALVVRRGEPPFQGRWALPGGFVRGDEDLAAAAARELAEETGLCAHDPASPGSANGAHLEQLATYGDPKRDPRMRVVSVAHLVLAPDLPAPRAGGDANSARWAPVEELLDREAAFAREEEQQAPLAFDHALILADGVERARSKIEYSSLATAFCPPEFTVGELRRVYEAVWGVALDPRNFHRKVTGTPGFLVPAGGTTTRQGGRPAQLFRAGGATILNPPMLRPEV
- a CDS encoding DUF4192 domain-containing protein; this encodes MNKHHDLTGSGPDQQITLRGPGELADALPYMMGFHPTDSIVLVALHGSNGRFGGRLRLGIPRSPREWEPVAAQLAECLIRGSGRRGPRPDGIVVFLCQDPVGDETGDRVMERLRPLAQRLRTACGGLDVPVYEALCISDGRFWSYCCPDARCCPTDGTPLALPGTSVMAAAAAYAGVRVRGSLRDMERRFAPPPGPAAEDQVRALDAAGAALTSRILDAQGRQGVADETVALARLLLERMAQAPRTDGDAAADAEDDRLVSDDEAAAVILGLQDRETRDRAAQWMEGEEAAPALRLWRVLSRRCAAPYTEHAAATLTLAGWVSWSVGDEPGARVALGLALRADPEYVFARLLHQACNEGLDPETVRRCLRSQRDVPPQVPSSPCPDDHRTAAGRRPRTRVVRPSAAEPDRAGSHRTHPRSGATPGRPRHGTAAARARTRAARRGGQRGARSGR